The DNA sequence CCATACCGGTGATATTGGAGAGATGGTAGAAGGGCGTTTCCTGAAAATTACAGACAGGAAAAAAGAGATGTTCAAAACCTCGGGAGGAAAGTATATAGCGCCACAGCTATTGGAAAACAAGTTCAAGGAATCGTTTTTTATTGAGCAGATTGCCGTCATTGGGAATGATCGAAAGTTCCCTTCTGCTTTGATTGTTCCAAATTTTGAAGCGTTACGAGATTGGTGTGAGCACAAAGGAATACATTATACGTCTGATGCAGCAATGGTTTTCAATAAGGACATCAAGCAGAAAGTTGATAAGGAAGTGGCGAGGCTGAACGAGGAGTTTGCCCAATGGGAAAAGATTAAGAAATATACCTTGTTGGCGGATTTATGGTCTGTAGAAACAGGAGAACTTACCCCGACAATGAAGTTGAAGAGGCGTGTGATTGATGAAAAGTACAAGCGGGAAATTGAAGAGATGTATATATAGATTTTTATAAAACAGGCATCGAGGATTTTTCCCGATGCCTGTTTTGCTTTATCAAGTTAAGCACTCCAATAGCCTTCAGCCATTCGGTCTTTTCCTTGCATGTCTTGCATAATGGCAACCTGTTTAAAACCAAGTTCTTCCATCATCCGTTTTGTCTCATGTCCAAACTGCTCATTGATTTCAAAATATAGCCAGCCACCATCTTTTAGTTGGTTGGTAGCCAATGTAGCAATTCTTCTATAAAAGCGAAGAGGGTCATGGTCTGGTACAAACAACGCCAATTCAGGTTCGTGGGCAAGTACATTGGGTTTCATCAATGCTCGCTCGCTATCTGTTACGTATGGAGGGTTGCTCACAATCACATCCATCTTTGGCAACTCTTCGAGTGTTTCATTCAGAATGTCTTTATGAACAAAAGTTACATTAGCCTGTAACAGCTTGGCATTTTCAGCAGCAACAGTCAAGGCTTTTTCGCTTATGTCAATACCCCAAACTGTACTTTTCGGCAACTCAAGTGCTGCTGTGATAGGAATACAGCCACTGCCTGTACCAATATCCACCAAGTTCAGGTTTGGAGCCATTTTGTGTCTTTCCACAATTCGATAAACCAGTTCTTCTGTTTCTGGACGTGGAATCAATACATCAGGCTTGACAATAAAAGGTCTGCCATAAAAGTCTGCTTTACCCAACAAATACTGTAAAGGTTCATCATTCAGAAGCCTGTCAACATAATTTTGAAGTACAGAAGTGTCTGCCTCAATATCAGCATGAGCCAAGATTTTGGTTCTCGCAACATCAAAAAGGTCTTCAAGCAGGATAAAGGCCATTTGTTTTGCCTCATTATTGTCGAACTTGCTAGAGAGCTGTTGAGACAGCTGATCAAAAATTTCTTTTGAATTCATAAGATTTGGTATTGAAATTGGTAGCAAAGAGCGCCTGACTTGTATATTGAATAAGTATAATTTATTTGGAAAGTACTATTTTGCCACACCTTGCAAATATACAAACCTCTTGCAAGAGAGAAAGAAGCAGGTCATAATGTTAGGGGATGTTATTGTGTTGGAAGAACTTGACTTTCTTAAATCTTTACTAAGAAAAATCACTTTATTTCCCGAAAAGAGGATATATTTGGAAATTAAGTTACCTTAGTAATGATTGTCTATATTTGTAACGCAATACTATATTTTACGACTTAAGAGTATAATGGGGAAGATAATCGCTATAGCCAACCAAAAAGGTGGTGTCGGAAAAACTACTACTGCAGTGAATTTGGCAGCAAGCTTTGCTGCTTTGGAATACAATACGCTGGTTGTGGATGCGGACCCTCAGGCCAATTCGACTTCAGGCTTGGGTTTTGACCCAAAGG is a window from the Limibacter armeniacum genome containing:
- the prmC gene encoding peptide chain release factor N(5)-glutamine methyltransferase → MNSKEIFDQLSQQLSSKFDNNEAKQMAFILLEDLFDVARTKILAHADIEADTSVLQNYVDRLLNDEPLQYLLGKADFYGRPFIVKPDVLIPRPETEELVYRIVERHKMAPNLNLVDIGTGSGCIPITAALELPKSTVWGIDISEKALTVAAENAKLLQANVTFVHKDILNETLEELPKMDVIVSNPPYVTDSERALMKPNVLAHEPELALFVPDHDPLRFYRRIATLATNQLKDGGWLYFEINEQFGHETKRMMEELGFKQVAIMQDMQGKDRMAEGYWSA